The Sorghum bicolor cultivar BTx623 chromosome 6, Sorghum_bicolor_NCBIv3, whole genome shotgun sequence genome contains the following window.
CACTGTCAGCGCGTTCTCCTCCTCAACATCCACCACCTCGCCACGCGGCGCACGCCAGTCAAAGCAGAGCAGCAGGTTGGCGAGCAGCAGCTCCACCACGGCCGTGGCGAAGTGCACGCCGGGGCAGCTCCTCCGGCCGACCCCGAACGGCACCAGCGCGTAGCTGCCGTGCCACGGCTTGTGGTCGTCGAGGTccgcgccgtcgccgtcgccgtcgtgcCGCTCCGGCACGAAACGCGCCGCGTCAGCTCCCCACGCGTCGGGGTCCATGCCGATTGCCTTCGCGTTGACGACCACCCGCGTCCCGGCTGGCACCTCGCGGCCGTGCACCGTGCACGGCTCGGTGGTCTCCCTCGGCACCAGGAGCGGCGCCGGCGGGTGCAGCCGTAGGGACTCTCTGATGACTAGCTTCAGGTAATGGAGGCGCGGGAGGTCGGATTCGAGGACCATGTCTTTGTTCGACACGACGCTGCGCACCTCTTGCTGCGCTTTGGCAAGAACGTCCGGGTTCCTGACTAGCTCCGTCATCGTCCATTCCACGGTCGCCGACGACGTGTCTGTCCCGGCAATAAACATGTCCTTTTTGGCATGCAAGCACAATGTCAGTCGTCGATCGATGCAAGCGTATACATACAGTCGAGGAAGCAATGGCATGCACTTTTGTCTCTTACCGTTAGGATGCCTTTGATCTGGCTACGGCTGCCGAACGTGTTCTGCTGAGCCGGGTCATTGTGCAGGCGGAGGAGCACGTCAACAAAGTCCCCCTCCTCCTTGGATTTGGTGCCCTTGTTGATGTGCTCGTCGATGACCTTCTCGTAGAACGCATCGAGCTCACGGAAGTTCCGCTCCAGCCGCCTCCGCAGGCCACGGAGTGCGTCCAGCCATCCAAGCCACGGCATGTAATCGGCCACAAAGAAAGCGCCCAGAAGCCTCTGCGTCTCCTCCAGGACAGCCCTAGTCCGGACGCTGtcgacgtcgccgccgccgtcgtcgccaaAGGCGACACGCCGCACGATCCGGTTGGTGGTCGCAACAAGCCTGTCGCTGAGGTTCACGGGAGAGCCACCGTCCCTGGAAGACGACTCGTCCGCCACGGCGGCGACGAGCGCGGCGGCCTCGGCCTCCCGGACGTCTCGGAACCCGCGCACGCGCGGGGCGCCGAGGAGCTCCGACAGGCacgcgcgccgcgccgcgcgccaGAACCCGCCGTCCGGGGGCGCGAACGAGACGTTCCGCAGGCCGTAGGAGAGCCTGGCGGCCGCGTACAGCGCCGGGCGGCCCGACAGGGCCCGGTCGTTGTGCTGGAACACGGCGCGCGCCGCGTCGGCGGACGAGACGACGAGCGTCGGCACGGAGCCCAGGCGGAGCAGCATGAGCGGCGCCGCGTGCCGCGCCGCTAGCGTGGCCAGGGACGCCTGTGGGCGCGCGCCGAGCtggtggaggttgccgatgatGGGGAGTCCTCTTGGACGTGGGAAAGGAGGCGGCGGCGTGCTGGCGGCGCGCCTCTTGGAAGGTGAAGGCAGCATGCGCTTGAAGACGATCATGGTTGCGAGGACCAGGAGAACGCGTGCAAGGAGCTCGTGAACTTGGAGAGTCTCCATGGACACTGACATGCCGTGCTCGTGCCGTGCTCATCTACTGTTTGCCCATAGCTGCTGAGGCTTATATATAGCTGCAATTTGGAACAACGAACTCCACACCACACACGCAAAAATAATCGAAAAGGAACGAATGGTAGAGTTCGCACCAAGCATAAAGATGCAAGCTTCACAAAATACGTaaatgtttttgtttttttctagcTTGCACCACGTGATGCAAACTAGAAAAACATTTATTTTATCAAGCTTGACGTTTTTATCTTCCTTCTTGATTCGACCGATATCTCCGCCAATTGTCACAACACCATTATCCTCCTCCTTGACTTGGTTGACGTCGTCGTCTTCATCACCTATATACTCTTTGTATTTATTGATGCCCCCAAAGTGTTAGCCACTACAATTGATCATCGAGCCTCTTGGTCAATTGATCAAAACCTCACGTCTATCTTTCACCACTCCTGGTCCATCAGCACGACATGTCCGTATTTGATCTTTATCTCGCCGTCGACCGCCGTCGACCACCGTCTCCAAGCTCCACACATACGCACCATAAGTCAAGAGACATGTTGCATAATCCAACCCACGTCATAGTTCACCGACTCAACCTAAGATGTAAGTCATATGATAATCACTCATCACAACCGAACCACAAAGGTACATATGTATCAACCTTGTGTTCACATCATCTTTGATTGGTGACCAGCTGCAATTTGGTGCCCATGCAGAACACATTTTTCTGACCAAACTATTGAGAGACTAGATTCTTAATTGTATAGTATATTTTATTCCTTGCAGTAGGACACAACTTATACTTAAGTGAACTATTTTATTCTCAGAAatgctatatgacacatgtgtgTTTTGTGGTTTGTTGGCACATGAATTTTATGGCCGCTGGATGAAGACTGGAGCACCGGATTTGATCTGAACTGTTCTGCTTGTTTTGTTTCGCTGACGTGCGGGGCCCACTCAGGCGTTACTGTTTGAAATGGGGAGTCGCGCCTGTCTGTTTCTGGCTATCCCACTTTCCCCATCGTCTGGCTATCCCACTTTCCCAGCAACACTCGAGTGGAAGTAGTTCGTCCTCGGCGATTTCACCGGCAACCTCGCCGACGTTGCCGCTCCGGTGCGCCCTGTCTCGTCTCCCCACTTCCTTCCCTCGCTTCGTCGGTCGTCGTCTGCCCCAGAGAGTAGGAGCCGCCTCGTCCCTCCCGGCCCCGCCCGCGCCCCCCGATCCCGTCTGTCACCATGAATCCCGAGTAGTAagttcctcctccctcctctccGTCTCCAATCGTGCTGCCGTTTCTGCAGCGTGCTCGTCTCGCGAAGTGAAGCAGCGCGTCTCGCAGCGTGTGGACGATGGTCTTCTCTCCATGGTTGTTCATTGCCGGATCTGTACGTGGCGCCGacttcgacgacgacgacctcgccTGAGGGAACTAATTGCCGGATCTGTACGCTGGATGATTTTGGGTTGTGGTTGTGGATTTGGTTGATGGAAGAGATTGGGGCGGACAGGTGTACGATGCGCACAGGTGTGGGTGTGGTGTGGTATACTCCTATCCTAGACCCAgcggagagagagagatcaggaGCAATGGATGGAGACGTCGGAGAGCAATACATGTGCACTGCAAGTTGCGGGCTGTGGCCTGTGGGCTGGTCTGGTCGAGGTTGTGTGTCTTCATTTTCTCCTTGTTCTTTGGTTCAGGGTCTTCGGC
Protein-coding sequences here:
- the LOC8073592 gene encoding cytochrome P450 71A9 isoform X2 codes for the protein MSVSMETLQVHELLARVLLVLATMIVFKRMLPSPSKRRAASTPPPPFPRPRGLPIIGNLHQLGARPQASLATLAARHAAPLMLLRLGSVPTLVVSSADAARAVFQHNDRALSGRPALYAAARLSYGLRNVSFAPPDGGFWRAARRACLSELLGAPRVRGFRDVREAEAAALVAAVADESSSRDGGSPVNLSDRLVATTNRIVRRVAFGDDGGGDVDSVRTRAVLEETQRLLGAFFVADYMPWLGWLDALRGLRRRLERNFRELDAFYEKVIDEHINKGTKSKEEGDFVDVLLRLHNDPAQQNTFGSRSQIKGILTDMFIAGTDTSSATVEWTMTELVRNPDVLAKAQQEVRSVVSNKDMVLESDLPRLHYLKLVIRESLRLHPPAPLLVPRETTEPCTVHGREVPAGTRVVVNAKAIGMDPDAWGADAARFVPERHDGDGDGADLDDHKPWHGSYALVPFGVGRRSCPGVHFATAVVELLLANLLLCFDWRAPRGEVVDVEEENALTIPAGTRVIVNAKAIGTDAGAWGPDAARFVPERHLAEGVDLSDHKPWHDGGFALVPFGMGRRSCPGVHFATAVVELLLANLLFCFDWRAPLGEVDVEEKPGLIVSRNNPLVLVPERRCVK